In a genomic window of Procambarus clarkii isolate CNS0578487 chromosome 10, FALCON_Pclarkii_2.0, whole genome shotgun sequence:
- the LOC138363266 gene encoding uncharacterized protein codes for MNTSPKPMNTSPKPMNTSPKPMNTSPKSMNTSPKPMNTSPKPMNTSPKSMNTSPKPMNTSPKPMNTSPKPMNTSPKPMNSSPKPMNSSPKPMNTSPKPMNTSPKLMNSSPRPMNSSPKPMNTSPKPMNSSPTL; via the coding sequence ATGAATACCTCGCCCAAACCTATGAATACCTCGCCCAAACCTATGAATACCTCGCCCAAACCTATGAATACCTCGCCCAAATCTATGAATACCTCGCCCAAACCTATGAATACCTCGCCCAAACCTATGAATACCTCGCCCAAATCTATGAATACCTCGCCCAAACCTATGAATACCTCGCCCAAACCTATGAATACCTCGCCCAAACCTATGAATACCTCGCCCAAACCTATGAATTCCTCGCCCAAACCTATGAATTCCTCGCCCAAACCTATGAATACCTCGCCCAAACCTATGAATACCTCGCCCAAACTTATGAATTCATCCCCCAGACCTATGAATTCCTCGCCCAAACCTATGAATACCTCGCCCAAACCTATGAATTCCTCGCCAACCCTATGA